The following proteins are encoded in a genomic region of Streptomyces sp. NBC_01723:
- the tuf gene encoding elongation factor Tu, with protein MAKAKFERTKPHVNIGTIGHIDHGKTTLTAAITKVLHDAYPDLNEASAFDQIDKAPEERQRGITISIAHVEYQTETRHYAHVDCPGHADYIKNMITGAAQMDGAILVVAATDGPMPQTKEHVLLARQVGVPYIVVALNKADMVDDEEILELVELEVRELLSEYEFPGDELPVVKVSALKALEGDKEWGNSVLELMKAVDESIPEPERDVDKPFLMPIEDVFTITGRGTVVTGRIERGILKVNETVDIIGIKTEKTTTTVTGIEMFRKLLDEGQAGENVGLLLRGIKREDVERGQVIIKPGSVTPHTEFEAQAYILSKDEGGRHTPFFNNYRPQFYFRTTDVTGVVTLPEGTEMVMPGDNTEMKVELIQPVAMEEGLKFAIREGGRTVGAGQVTKINK; from the coding sequence GTGGCGAAGGCGAAGTTCGAGCGGACTAAGCCGCACGTCAACATCGGCACCATCGGTCACATCGACCACGGTAAGACGACCCTCACGGCCGCCATTACCAAGGTGCTGCATGACGCGTACCCCGACCTGAACGAGGCCTCGGCCTTCGACCAGATCGACAAGGCTCCTGAGGAGCGCCAGCGCGGTATCACGATCTCCATCGCGCACGTCGAGTACCAGACGGAGACGCGTCACTACGCCCACGTCGACTGCCCCGGTCACGCGGACTACATCAAGAACATGATCACGGGTGCGGCGCAGATGGACGGCGCCATCCTCGTGGTCGCCGCGACCGACGGCCCGATGCCGCAGACCAAGGAGCACGTGCTCCTGGCCCGCCAGGTCGGCGTTCCGTACATCGTCGTCGCCCTGAACAAGGCCGACATGGTGGACGACGAGGAGATCCTGGAGCTCGTCGAGCTCGAGGTGCGTGAGCTCCTCTCCGAGTACGAGTTCCCGGGCGACGAGCTTCCGGTCGTCAAGGTCTCCGCTCTGAAGGCCCTCGAGGGCGACAAGGAGTGGGGCAACTCGGTCCTCGAGCTCATGAAGGCCGTGGACGAGTCCATCCCGGAGCCCGAGCGCGACGTCGACAAGCCGTTCCTGATGCCGATCGAGGACGTCTTCACGATCACCGGTCGTGGCACCGTCGTCACCGGTCGTATCGAGCGCGGCATCCTCAAGGTCAACGAGACCGTCGACATCATCGGCATCAAGACCGAGAAGACCACCACCACGGTCACCGGCATCGAGATGTTCCGCAAGCTGCTCGACGAGGGCCAGGCCGGTGAGAACGTCGGCCTCCTGCTCCGCGGCATCAAGCGCGAGGACGTCGAGCGCGGCCAGGTCATCATCAAGCCGGGCTCGGTCACCCCGCACACCGAGTTCGAGGCGCAGGCCTACATCCTGTCCAAGGACGAGGGTGGCCGCCACACGCCGTTCTTCAACAACTACCGTCCGCAGTTCTACTTCCGTACGACGGACGTGACCGGCGTCGTGACCCTCCCCGAGGGCACCGAGATGGTCATGCCGGGTGACAACACCGAGATGAAGGTGGAGCTCATCCAGCCCGTCGCCATGGAAGAGGGCCTGAAGTTCGCCATCCGTGAGGGTGGCCGGACCGTGGGCGCCGGCCAGGTCACCAAGATCAACAAGTAA
- a CDS encoding glycosyltransferase family 2 protein — protein sequence MPEEPDAEQHEPVVLSVVIPMYNEEEVLPALVSRLRPVLTELGVRHEVVVVDDGSGDRTAELLAAFRLGWPELRVVALRRNSGHQAALTAGLDRAVGAYVVSLDADLQDPPEKIPEMLELARTQGLDIVYGVRADRRSDSGFKRWSAGVYYRLMRRLAGPSVLAQAGDFRLLSRAAVDALKALPDQQRVYRLLVPWLGFPSGRVTYERAPRTAGRTKYPLGRMIRLAVDSVTGFSAAPLRIATWLGAGAFVVCLGLLVYTLTAFALGRTVPGWTSLFTGIVFIGAVQLICVGLLGEYVGRIYTAVQNRPTYFVRDDTAAPAPVPVPAPAPGGGSIGTQRDESGTDDRAAHLF from the coding sequence GTGCCCGAGGAACCGGACGCGGAGCAGCACGAACCCGTCGTGCTGTCGGTCGTCATACCCATGTACAACGAGGAGGAGGTCCTGCCCGCGCTGGTCAGCAGGTTGCGCCCGGTCCTGACGGAGCTGGGCGTGCGGCACGAGGTCGTCGTGGTGGACGACGGCAGCGGCGACCGCACGGCGGAGCTGCTGGCCGCCTTCCGGCTGGGCTGGCCGGAGCTGCGCGTGGTCGCGCTGCGGCGCAACTCCGGACACCAGGCGGCTCTGACCGCGGGCCTGGACCGGGCCGTGGGCGCCTACGTCGTCAGTCTCGACGCCGACCTCCAGGACCCGCCGGAGAAGATCCCGGAGATGCTGGAGCTGGCCCGTACGCAGGGCCTGGACATCGTCTACGGCGTGCGGGCCGACCGCCGCAGCGACTCCGGGTTCAAGCGGTGGTCGGCGGGCGTCTACTACCGCCTGATGCGGCGCCTGGCGGGCCCGTCCGTGCTCGCGCAGGCCGGCGACTTCCGGCTGCTCAGCCGGGCCGCCGTGGACGCGCTGAAGGCCCTGCCGGACCAGCAGCGGGTCTACCGGCTCCTCGTGCCGTGGCTGGGTTTCCCGAGCGGCCGGGTGACGTACGAGCGCGCGCCGCGCACCGCCGGCCGCACGAAGTACCCGCTGGGCCGGATGATCCGCCTCGCCGTCGACAGCGTCACCGGCTTCTCGGCGGCCCCGCTGCGCATCGCCACCTGGCTGGGCGCCGGTGCCTTCGTGGTCTGCCTGGGGCTGCTGGTCTACACGCTGACCGCCTTCGCGCTGGGCCGCACGGTCCCCGGCTGGACCTCGCTCTTCACCGGCATCGTGTTCATCGGGGCGGTGCAGCTGATCTGCGTCGGTCTGCTCGGTGAGTACGTCGGGCGCATATACACGGCGGTGCAGAACCGGCCGACGTACTTCGTCCGGGACGACACGGCGGCGCCCGCGCCCGTACCGGTCCCCGCGCCCGCACCCGGCGGCGGATCGATCGGGACACAGAGGGACGAATCGGGTACGGACGACCGCGCCGCCCATTTGTTTTGA
- a CDS encoding DUF3592 domain-containing protein, with the protein MLAIRIFLVVMVCGSALVLCTNLYALRKAKRLESAGTRVEGECVSHYWPSGGYVGAVCTYSTGAGQEHTVRSSRYSVPPVEVGDVVEVVHEPGRPERALLLFEAARRVGYDTALTAVMGAMWAAAVTGLLFTL; encoded by the coding sequence ATGCTCGCGATAAGAATATTCCTCGTCGTCATGGTGTGCGGCTCGGCGTTGGTGCTGTGCACCAACCTGTACGCCCTGCGGAAGGCGAAGCGGCTGGAGTCCGCGGGTACCCGCGTCGAGGGCGAATGCGTCAGCCACTACTGGCCGAGCGGGGGCTACGTGGGCGCCGTCTGTACGTACTCCACAGGAGCCGGCCAGGAGCACACGGTCCGCTCGTCGAGGTACTCCGTCCCCCCGGTGGAGGTGGGTGACGTGGTGGAGGTCGTCCATGAGCCGGGGAGGCCGGAGCGCGCGTTGCTGCTGTTCGAGGCGGCCCGGCGGGTGGGGTACGACACAGCCCTGACGGCCGTCATGGGCGCGATGTGGGCGGCGGCGGTGACGGGGCTCCTCTTCACGCTGTGA
- the rpsG gene encoding 30S ribosomal protein S7 encodes MPRKGPAPKRPVIIDPVYGSPLVTSLINKVLLNGKRSTAERIVYGAMEGLREKTGNDPVITLKRALENIKPTLEVKSRRVGGATYQVPIEVKPGRANTLALRWLVGYSRARREKTMTERLLNELLDASNGLGAAVKKREDTHKMAESNKAFAHYRW; translated from the coding sequence ATGCCTCGTAAGGGCCCCGCCCCGAAGCGCCCGGTCATCATCGACCCGGTCTACGGTTCTCCTCTGGTGACCTCCCTGATCAACAAGGTGCTGCTGAACGGCAAGCGCTCCACCGCCGAGCGCATCGTCTACGGCGCCATGGAGGGCCTGCGCGAGAAGACCGGCAACGACCCGGTCATCACGCTGAAGCGCGCTCTCGAGAACATCAAGCCGACCCTCGAGGTCAAGTCCCGCCGCGTCGGTGGTGCGACGTACCAGGTGCCGATCGAGGTCAAGCCCGGTCGCGCCAACACCCTCGCGCTGCGCTGGCTCGTCGGTTACTCCCGCGCCCGTCGCGAGAAGACCATGACCGAGCGTCTGCTCAACGAGCTCCTCGACGCCTCCAACGGCCTCGGTGCCGCTGTGAAGAAGCGCGAGGACACGCACAAGATGGCCGAGTCCAACAAGGCCTTCGCGCACTACCGCTGGTAG
- a CDS encoding ABC transporter permease encodes MLSVALRTLRTRWATFAGSFVALSLGVALLAVTGLALASSLDAPDREPERFAAASVVVRGQDTLRVPTPVGDRTHELARPRAVPAGTVAELERLGRVVADRSFPVRAEGGPGDLVGHPWSTAAFAPYAIDAGRAPRTDGEVAVTGGWAAPGERLRTDRGVVRVVGTVPDHGFENAVFYTDAEAARLSPVSLQLTVDADASAVRDAVRGSPGVRVLTGDDRRLADADPDRDREALTAMNAMFGTAGGVTAFVSVFVVASTFAFTVAQRRREFGLLRTAGATPGQLRALVTAEALGVGVLASAAGCGLGAWGAPHLAARVVDSGLAPAWFTIGDHTWPYHMAFWTGLLVALCGVLAAAWRAGRTAPAQALREASVDTGAMTWGRWLFGGGLLLTALVTLGIALAGDPGGLLHRKTYVSRPMLLITAVAMLAPVVVGPLSRLLARLPGATGLLVRENAAAGVRRTAAVAAPVLVTVALAGSLLGATATLDEAEAAETRERTAAAFVVTAAGGAGLDARAVDRLRSVPGTVVSPTASSAVYVLEEGTALIRSDARAVADPEALAATTRLPLTQGRTTELDDASIIVNGEWERHSVGRSVRVWLGDGTRRTLRIAAVMATGTGGNGVYVTRANAPGAPVDRVDVALADGADAGAVATGLREAVGATGGRVSSRDEWVAAASPGTNGTTRAGLLLVLGIALLYTGIALVNTMVMATADRGRELAVLRLAGATRWQVLRMVGAESLLVVAVGGLLGLVVAGLNLAGMWGALALLSVDTTIELPWAALGGVVVSCAVFAVIASVVPAGLATRRRAVELAGTRE; translated from the coding sequence GTGCTGAGTGTCGCCCTGCGCACCCTGCGCACCCGCTGGGCCACCTTCGCCGGCAGCTTCGTCGCGCTGTCGCTGGGCGTCGCCCTGCTCGCCGTGACGGGGCTGGCCCTCGCCTCGTCGCTGGACGCGCCCGACCGGGAGCCGGAGCGGTTCGCCGCGGCGTCGGTCGTGGTGCGCGGCCAGGACACCCTGCGGGTCCCCACGCCGGTCGGCGACCGCACGCACGAGCTGGCCCGGCCGCGTGCCGTGCCGGCCGGGACCGTCGCGGAACTGGAGCGGCTCGGCCGGGTCGTCGCGGACCGGTCCTTCCCGGTACGCGCCGAGGGCGGGCCCGGTGACCTGGTGGGCCACCCTTGGTCCACCGCCGCGTTCGCCCCGTACGCGATCGACGCGGGCCGCGCGCCACGCACCGACGGCGAGGTCGCCGTCACCGGCGGCTGGGCCGCGCCGGGCGAGCGGCTGCGCACCGACCGCGGTGTCGTCCGGGTCGTGGGCACCGTGCCGGACCATGGCTTCGAGAACGCCGTCTTCTACACCGACGCCGAGGCCGCGCGGCTCTCCCCCGTCAGCCTTCAGCTCACGGTCGACGCGGACGCCTCGGCCGTGCGGGACGCGGTGCGCGGCAGCCCGGGGGTGCGCGTCCTCACCGGGGACGACCGCAGGCTCGCCGACGCCGATCCGGACCGGGACCGCGAGGCACTGACGGCGATGAACGCCATGTTCGGCACGGCCGGCGGCGTCACCGCCTTCGTGTCGGTGTTCGTCGTCGCCTCCACGTTCGCCTTCACCGTGGCGCAGCGGCGCCGGGAGTTCGGGCTGCTGCGCACCGCCGGGGCGACACCCGGGCAGCTCCGCGCGCTGGTGACGGCCGAGGCCCTGGGGGTGGGCGTGCTCGCCTCCGCGGCCGGCTGCGGGCTCGGCGCGTGGGGTGCGCCGCACCTGGCCGCACGGGTGGTCGACAGCGGCCTGGCACCGGCCTGGTTCACCATCGGCGACCACACCTGGCCATACCACATGGCCTTCTGGACGGGGCTCCTCGTCGCCCTGTGCGGCGTGCTCGCCGCGGCCTGGCGGGCGGGCCGCACGGCCCCGGCACAGGCGCTGCGCGAGGCGTCCGTGGACACCGGCGCGATGACGTGGGGCCGGTGGCTGTTCGGCGGGGGCCTGCTGCTGACCGCCCTGGTGACGCTCGGCATCGCGCTGGCCGGGGACCCCGGCGGCCTGCTGCACCGCAAGACGTACGTGAGCCGTCCGATGCTGCTGATCACCGCGGTGGCGATGCTCGCCCCCGTCGTGGTGGGACCGCTGTCGCGGCTCCTGGCCCGGCTGCCCGGCGCGACGGGCCTGCTGGTGCGGGAGAACGCCGCCGCCGGGGTGCGCCGTACGGCCGCCGTCGCGGCGCCCGTGCTGGTGACGGTCGCCCTCGCGGGCTCGCTGCTCGGTGCCACCGCGACGCTCGACGAGGCCGAGGCCGCCGAGACGCGCGAGCGGACCGCCGCCGCCTTCGTGGTCACGGCGGCGGGCGGCGCGGGCCTGGACGCCCGGGCCGTGGACCGGCTGCGCTCGGTACCCGGCACTGTGGTCTCGCCGACCGCGTCCAGCGCGGTGTACGTCCTGGAGGAGGGCACCGCGCTCATCAGGTCCGACGCGCGTGCCGTCGCCGACCCCGAGGCCCTCGCCGCCACCACCCGGCTGCCGCTCACGCAGGGCAGGACGACCGAGCTCGACGACGCCTCGATCATCGTCAACGGGGAGTGGGAGCGGCACTCCGTGGGCCGGAGCGTGCGGGTGTGGCTCGGGGACGGCACCCGCAGGACGCTGCGCATCGCCGCCGTGATGGCGACCGGCACCGGCGGCAACGGCGTCTACGTCACGCGGGCCAACGCCCCCGGCGCCCCGGTCGACCGGGTGGACGTCGCCCTCGCGGACGGCGCCGACGCCGGGGCCGTGGCCACCGGGCTGCGCGAGGCGGTGGGCGCGACCGGCGGGCGGGTGTCGAGCCGGGACGAGTGGGTCGCGGCCGCCTCCCCGGGGACCAACGGCACGACGCGGGCGGGTCTCCTCCTGGTGCTGGGCATCGCCCTGCTCTACACCGGGATCGCCCTGGTCAACACCATGGTGATGGCCACCGCCGACCGGGGGCGCGAGCTGGCGGTGCTGCGGCTGGCCGGGGCCACCCGATGGCAGGTACTGCGGATGGTCGGTGCCGAGTCGCTGCTGGTGGTGGCGGTCGGCGGGCTGCTCGGGCTGGTGGTGGCCGGGCTCAACCTGGCGGGGATGTGGGGTGCGCTGGCCCTGCTCTCGGTGGACACCACCATCGAGCTGCCGTGGGCGGCCCTCGGCGGGGTGGTGGTCTCCTGCGCCGTCTTCGCGGTGATCGCCTCGGTGGTCCCGGCGGGGCTCGCCACGCGGCGCCGCGCGGTGGAACTCGCGGGGACGCGCGAGTAG
- the fusA gene encoding elongation factor G codes for MATTSLDLAKVRNIGIMAHIDAGKTTTTERILFYTGVSYKIGEVHDGAATMDWMEQEQERGITITSAATTCHWPLEDNDYTINIIDTPGHVDFTVEVERSLRVLDGAVTVFDGVAGVEPQSETVWRQADRYGVPRICFVNKLDRTGAEFHRCVEMISDRLGAQPLVMQLPIGAEADFKGVVDLVRMKALVWSAEAAKGEMYDTVDIPATHAEAAEEWRGKLVEAVAENDEEIMEMFLEGQEPTEEQLYAAIRRVTIASGKSSDTTVTPVFCGTAFKNKGVQPLLDAVVRYLPTPLDVEAIEGHDVKDPEVVVKRKPSEEEPLAALAFKIMSDPHLGKLTFVRVYSGRLQSGTAVLNSVKGKKERIGKIYRMHANKREEIESVGAGDIVAVMGLKQTTTGETLSDDKSPVILESMDFPAPVIQVAIEPKSKGDQEKLGVAIQRLAEEDPSFQVHSDEETGQTIIGGMGELHLEVLVDRMRREFKVEANVGKPQVAYRETIRKAVERVDYTHKKQTGGTGQFAKVQIAIEPIEGGDASYEFVNKVTGGRIPKEYIPSVDAGAQEAMQFGILAGYEMTGVRVTLIDGGYHEVDSSELAFKIAGSQAFKEAARKASPVLLEPMMAVEVTTPEDYMGDVIGDINSRRGQIQAMEERMGARVVKGLVPLSEMFGYVGDLRSKTSGRASYSMQFDSYAEVPRNVAEEIIAKAKGE; via the coding sequence ATGGCTACCACTTCACTTGACCTGGCCAAGGTCCGCAACATCGGGATCATGGCCCACATCGACGCGGGCAAGACGACCACCACCGAGCGGATCCTGTTCTACACCGGCGTCAGCTACAAGATCGGTGAGGTCCACGACGGCGCCGCCACGATGGACTGGATGGAGCAGGAGCAGGAGCGTGGCATCACGATCACGTCTGCTGCGACCACCTGTCACTGGCCGCTCGAGGACAACGACTACACGATCAACATCATCGACACCCCGGGGCACGTCGACTTCACCGTCGAGGTGGAGCGTTCCCTGCGTGTGCTCGACGGTGCCGTGACCGTGTTCGACGGTGTCGCCGGTGTCGAGCCGCAGTCCGAGACGGTGTGGCGTCAGGCCGACCGTTACGGCGTGCCCCGCATCTGCTTCGTGAACAAGCTGGACCGCACCGGCGCCGAGTTCCACCGCTGCGTGGAGATGATCTCGGACCGCCTGGGCGCCCAGCCGCTCGTCATGCAGCTCCCGATCGGTGCCGAGGCCGACTTCAAGGGCGTCGTGGACCTGGTCCGCATGAAGGCGCTCGTGTGGTCCGCCGAGGCCGCCAAGGGCGAGATGTACGACACCGTCGACATCCCGGCCACGCACGCCGAGGCCGCCGAGGAGTGGCGCGGCAAGCTGGTCGAGGCCGTCGCGGAGAACGACGAAGAGATCATGGAGATGTTCCTCGAGGGCCAGGAGCCCACCGAGGAGCAGCTGTACGCCGCGATCCGTCGTGTCACCATCGCGTCCGGCAAGTCCAGCGACACCACGGTCACCCCGGTGTTCTGCGGCACCGCGTTCAAGAACAAGGGCGTCCAGCCCCTGCTCGACGCGGTCGTGCGCTACCTGCCGACCCCGCTCGACGTCGAGGCCATCGAGGGCCACGACGTCAAGGACCCCGAGGTCGTCGTCAAGCGCAAGCCGTCCGAGGAAGAGCCGCTGGCCGCGCTCGCGTTCAAGATCATGAGCGACCCGCACCTCGGCAAGCTCACCTTCGTCCGGGTCTACTCGGGCCGCCTGCAGTCCGGCACCGCGGTGCTGAACTCCGTCAAGGGCAAGAAGGAGCGCATCGGCAAGATCTACCGCATGCACGCGAACAAGCGTGAGGAGATCGAGTCGGTGGGCGCCGGCGACATCGTCGCCGTCATGGGCCTGAAGCAGACCACCACCGGTGAGACGCTGTCCGACGACAAGAGCCCGGTCATCCTGGAGTCCATGGACTTCCCGGCGCCGGTCATCCAGGTCGCCATCGAGCCCAAGTCGAAGGGCGACCAGGAGAAGCTCGGCGTCGCGATCCAGCGCCTGGCCGAGGAGGACCCCTCCTTCCAGGTCCACTCGGACGAGGAGACCGGCCAGACCATCATCGGCGGTATGGGCGAGCTGCACCTCGAGGTGCTGGTCGACCGCATGCGCCGTGAGTTCAAGGTCGAGGCCAACGTCGGCAAGCCGCAGGTCGCGTACCGTGAGACGATCCGCAAGGCCGTCGAGCGCGTGGACTACACCCACAAGAAGCAGACCGGTGGTACCGGTCAGTTCGCCAAGGTGCAGATCGCGATCGAGCCGATCGAGGGCGGCGACGCCTCGTACGAGTTCGTGAACAAGGTGACCGGTGGCCGCATCCCGAAGGAGTACATCCCTTCGGTGGACGCCGGTGCTCAGGAGGCCATGCAGTTCGGCATCCTGGCCGGCTACGAGATGACGGGCGTCCGCGTCACGCTCATCGACGGTGGCTACCACGAGGTCGACTCCTCCGAGCTCGCCTTCAAGATCGCCGGTTCGCAGGCCTTCAAGGAGGCCGCGCGCAAGGCTTCGCCCGTGCTCCTCGAGCCGATGATGGCCGTCGAGGTCACCACGCCCGAGGACTACATGGGCGACGTCATCGGTGACATCAACTCCCGCCGTGGCCAGATCCAGGCCATGGAGGAGCGGATGGGTGCCCGCGTCGTGAAGGGCCTCGTGCCGCTGTCGGAGATGTTCGGCTACGTCGGAGACCTCCGCAGCAAGACGTCGGGTCGCGCAAGCTACTCGATGCAGTTCGACTCCTACGCCGAGGTTCCCCGGAACGTCGCCGAGGAGATCATCGCGAAGGCCAAGGGCGAGTAA
- the rpsL gene encoding 30S ribosomal protein S12: MPTIQQLVRKGRQDKVEKNKTPALEGSPQRRGVCTRVFTTTPKKPNSALRKVARVRLTSGIEVTAYIPGEGHNLQEHSIVLVRGGRVKDLPGVRYKIIRGSLDTQGVKNRKQARSRYGAKKEK, translated from the coding sequence GTGCCTACGATCCAGCAGCTGGTCCGGAAGGGCCGGCAGGACAAGGTCGAGAAGAACAAGACGCCCGCACTCGAGGGTTCTCCTCAGCGCCGGGGCGTCTGCACGCGTGTGTTCACGACCACCCCGAAGAAGCCGAACTCGGCCCTGCGTAAGGTCGCGCGTGTGCGTCTGACCAGCGGGATCGAGGTCACCGCTTACATTCCGGGTGAGGGGCACAACCTGCAGGAGCACTCCATCGTGCTCGTGCGCGGCGGCCGTGTGAAGGACCTGCCGGGTGTTCGCTACAAGATCATCCGCGGTTCGCTCGACACCCAGGGTGTCAAGAACCGCAAGCAGGCCCGCAGCCGCTACGGCGCCAAGAAGGAGAAGTAA